A genomic window from Yoonia rosea includes:
- a CDS encoding CgeB family protein, with translation MEEKRVALLVGPSFFGYNQSIARALLDNGYETRVIDTPAHNPTGLVNRLRIDVGQALGVQRYKDQWRKTFNADLLERARATNPDLFMLIRGEWIDPETFSSIPAKTKLLWFQDSAHRCCAHHLELAKRATAVFVFERLDIPYLVENGVDPDKIRFLPMGYDPETYRDLQSSKEVDVSFVGRMYDERKELIHRLVDELPDTTFEVWGRYVRYKEPRTWALWMRRQMSKRLRQTYRNKNIPPQVTNEVYNRSKIALNIHHSQSQQGCNPRVFEIIGSGTFQICDRNDHVREHVSRDVVQFENYDDLKQKIVTFLADDAQRDEIERHCRAVVGAHTFKARMHEALSSIRCRTE, from the coding sequence GTGGAAGAGAAGCGCGTGGCTTTGTTGGTCGGTCCAAGTTTCTTTGGCTACAATCAGAGTATTGCCCGCGCGCTGTTGGACAACGGGTATGAGACACGTGTGATCGACACTCCAGCGCATAACCCGACCGGGCTTGTGAACCGGCTACGCATCGACGTCGGCCAAGCGCTCGGGGTGCAGCGATACAAGGACCAATGGCGCAAGACGTTTAACGCTGATCTGTTGGAACGGGCGCGGGCCACAAATCCTGACCTTTTCATGCTTATCCGTGGGGAATGGATCGACCCTGAGACGTTCTCATCCATTCCCGCCAAGACAAAGCTTTTGTGGTTTCAGGATAGCGCCCACCGATGCTGCGCGCATCATTTGGAACTGGCCAAGCGCGCAACGGCTGTGTTTGTTTTTGAACGGCTGGATATCCCGTATCTGGTCGAGAATGGCGTTGATCCTGACAAAATCAGGTTCCTGCCCATGGGGTATGACCCCGAGACCTATCGCGATTTACAGTCCAGCAAAGAAGTCGACGTCTCGTTTGTCGGGCGCATGTATGACGAACGCAAAGAGCTCATACACCGCCTCGTGGATGAGCTCCCTGATACCACGTTCGAAGTCTGGGGCCGGTATGTGCGCTACAAAGAGCCCCGGACTTGGGCTTTGTGGATGCGACGTCAGATGAGCAAACGATTGCGCCAGACATACCGCAATAAGAACATCCCCCCACAGGTTACAAACGAGGTCTATAACCGCTCTAAGATCGCCCTGAACATCCACCACAGTCAGTCACAACAAGGCTGTAACCCCCGTGTGTTTGAGATCATAGGCTCTGGCACATTCCAGATTTGCGATCGCAACGATCATGTGCGTGAACATGTCAGCCGCGATGTCGTACAGTTTGAAAATTATGACGACCTGAAACAGAAAATCGTGACTTTTCTGGCGGATGATGCGCAGCGTGACGAAATTGAACGCCATTGCCGTGCGGTGGTCGGCGCACATACCTTCAAGGCGCGCATGCACGAAGCACTGAGTAGCATACGCTGTCGGACTGAGTAG
- a CDS encoding DeoR/GlpR family DNA-binding transcription regulator gives MDTDTRLSRIRALAQTEGKVMATALAHDLGVAVQTIRRDLRQLCAAGLLERIHGGAVLPSGVSNIGYGDRRALNRDIKIRIARRAAQLIPDNASLFLNIGTTTEAVAHALHAHRNLMVVTNNLNVANILASNASCDVVVAGGSLRRSDGGLVGDLAALAIDRFKVDFAVIGASAIDLSGDLLDFDPEEVRVSQQVIKAARATILVADSTKFTRKAPVKIASLAQVDHFVTDRVPSEALINSCADWGTRVALVSGI, from the coding sequence ATGGACACAGATACCCGCCTCTCCCGTATTCGCGCCCTCGCCCAAACCGAAGGCAAGGTCATGGCCACTGCACTGGCCCACGACCTTGGCGTCGCGGTACAAACCATCCGCCGCGACCTGCGTCAGCTTTGCGCGGCAGGTCTACTTGAGCGTATCCACGGCGGGGCGGTCCTGCCCTCGGGTGTCAGCAACATCGGCTATGGTGACAGGCGCGCGCTGAACCGTGACATCAAGATCAGGATTGCCCGCCGTGCGGCACAGCTGATCCCTGACAACGCCTCACTGTTCCTTAACATCGGCACGACGACCGAGGCGGTGGCACACGCACTTCATGCCCATCGCAATCTGATGGTGGTGACCAATAACCTCAACGTGGCCAACATCCTTGCCAGCAACGCCAGTTGCGATGTGGTGGTGGCCGGCGGCAGCCTGCGGCGGTCAGACGGCGGGCTGGTGGGCGACCTTGCAGCGCTGGCCATTGACCGGTTCAAGGTCGATTTCGCCGTGATCGGCGCCTCGGCCATTGACCTCAGCGGCGACCTGCTGGATTTCGATCCAGAGGAAGTGCGGGTGAGCCAACAGGTGATCAAGGCCGCGCGCGCCACGATCCTCGTGGCCGATAGCACGAAATTCACACGTAAGGCCCCGGTCAAGATCGCATCACTGGCGCAAGTGGATCATTTCGTGACGGATCGGGTGCCGTCAGAGGCGCTGATCAATAGCTGTGCGGATTGGGGAACGCGGGTTGCACTGGTATCGGGGATCTAG
- the glpD gene encoding glycerol-3-phosphate dehydrogenase codes for MSADFDVFIIGGGINGCGIARDASGRGLKVGLAEMNDLGSATSSASTKLFHGGLRYLEFFEFGLVRKALVEREVLLRNMPHISWPMRFVLPYHKDMRFENDTPTSKLLSTVMPWMKGRRPAWLIRLGLFLYDNLGGRKILPGTKTVDLTTADTGKPLKGKFQRAYEYSDCWVEDARLVVLNARDAEAHGATIMTRTKVISAARVDGQWEIVTEHDGVQQTYTARALVNAGGPWVENIVRDVTRLNTSEGVRLVRGSHIVTKKLFDHDKSYFFQGEDGRIIFAIPYEMDFTLIGTTDAEHENLSEKPYATDAEQDYLCAFASQYFEKPVTRDDIVWSYSGVRPLYDDGAKSATAATRDYVLSLDENGAPLLNIFGGKITTYRKLAENALKKLTPLIGGGDPWTADAALPGGDFKVSDRDKLVADLMSDYPFLTDRWALRLVKAYGTEARAILGDASAAKELGQDFGATLTEAEVKWLMAREYARSAEDVVWRRSKLGLRLTSDQVAGLDAFMAS; via the coding sequence ATGAGCGCAGATTTCGACGTATTTATCATCGGTGGTGGCATCAATGGCTGCGGGATCGCACGCGATGCGTCGGGGCGCGGGCTGAAAGTGGGTCTGGCCGAGATGAACGACCTTGGTTCGGCCACATCATCGGCCTCGACCAAGCTGTTTCACGGTGGCCTGCGCTATCTGGAGTTTTTCGAGTTCGGCTTGGTGCGCAAGGCGCTGGTCGAGCGTGAGGTTCTGTTGCGCAACATGCCCCATATCAGCTGGCCCATGCGCTTTGTGTTGCCTTACCACAAGGATATGCGGTTCGAGAATGACACGCCAACGTCGAAGCTGCTGTCGACCGTGATGCCATGGATGAAGGGCAGGCGGCCTGCGTGGCTGATCCGGCTGGGGCTCTTCCTCTATGACAATTTGGGTGGCCGCAAAATTTTGCCTGGCACGAAAACGGTTGATCTGACCACTGCTGACACAGGCAAACCGCTGAAGGGCAAGTTTCAGAGAGCCTATGAATATTCCGATTGCTGGGTCGAAGACGCGCGGCTTGTCGTGCTGAACGCCCGCGATGCAGAGGCGCACGGTGCCACGATCATGACGCGCACCAAAGTGATCAGCGCCGCGCGTGTCGATGGGCAATGGGAGATCGTGACCGAACATGACGGTGTGCAACAGACCTATACCGCGCGTGCCCTGGTCAATGCAGGCGGGCCTTGGGTTGAAAACATCGTGCGTGATGTCACGCGGCTCAACACATCCGAAGGCGTGAGACTGGTGCGCGGCAGCCATATCGTGACGAAGAAACTGTTTGATCACGACAAGAGCTATTTCTTTCAGGGCGAGGACGGGCGGATCATCTTTGCGATCCCCTATGAGATGGACTTCACCCTGATCGGCACGACCGATGCCGAGCACGAGAACCTGTCAGAAAAACCCTATGCCACGGATGCCGAGCAGGATTACCTTTGCGCCTTTGCATCGCAATATTTCGAAAAACCCGTGACCCGCGATGATATCGTCTGGTCCTATTCGGGTGTGCGGCCGCTTTATGACGACGGTGCAAAATCAGCGACAGCAGCGACGCGCGATTATGTGTTGTCGCTGGATGAAAATGGCGCGCCGCTATTGAACATCTTTGGTGGCAAGATCACGACCTACCGCAAATTGGCCGAAAATGCGCTCAAGAAGCTGACCCCGTTGATTGGTGGGGGTGATCCGTGGACAGCGGATGCGGCTCTACCCGGGGGGGATTTCAAGGTCAGTGACCGTGATAAGCTGGTTGCTGATCTTATGTCGGATTATCCGTTCCTGACCGACCGTTGGGCGCTGCGCCTGGTCAAAGCCTACGGGACCGAGGCGCGCGCCATTCTGGGTGATGCATCCGCAGCAAAGGAGCTTGGGCAGGATTTCGGCGCGACGTTGACCGAGGCAGAGGTCAAGTGGCTCATGGCCCGTGAATATGCGCGCTCTGCCGAAGATGTCGTCTGGCGTCGCTCGAAACTTGGCCTGCGCCTGACGTCCGATCAAGTCGCAGGCCTTGACGCTTTCATGGCGTCTTGA
- the glpK gene encoding glycerol kinase GlpK, with protein MTYILAIDQGTTSSRAIIFDAEMRIKATAQEEFTQHFPKSGWVEHDTSDIWSSVASTCRGAIEKAGITAADVAAIGITNQRETTLVWDKTTGEPIHNAIVWQDRRTAPFCEELRREGFEATITQKTGLLADPYFSGTKVNYILNTVEGARARAEAGELLFGTVDSYLIWKLTGGKRHVTDATNAARTMLYDIRKGRWSTTICDRFGIPAAMLPEVLDCAADFGTTRADLFGTELPILGVAGDQQAATIGQACFEPGMLKSTYGTGCFALLNTGDTLVESQNRLLGTIAYQFDGKPTYALEGSIFIAGAVVQWLRDGLKIIREAKETQPLAETADQGQELYMVPAFTGLGAPYWDAEARGAIYGLTRNSGPAEFARAALESVGFQTRDLLEAMKSDWQASDTDGVLRVDGGMSASDWSMQFLSDIIGAPVDRPTVLETTALGVAWLAGMRAGVYPDQAGFAANWMLDQRFEPQMDAATRERRYAGWQDAVRRTLTQR; from the coding sequence ATGACTTATATTCTGGCCATCGACCAAGGCACGACATCCAGCCGCGCGATTATTTTTGATGCAGAGATGCGGATCAAAGCGACCGCGCAAGAGGAATTCACCCAGCATTTCCCCAAATCGGGGTGGGTTGAGCATGACACGTCCGATATCTGGTCTTCTGTCGCCTCGACCTGCCGCGGTGCAATCGAGAAAGCGGGGATCACTGCCGCTGATGTGGCCGCAATCGGCATCACCAACCAACGCGAAACCACGCTGGTGTGGGATAAGACCACAGGCGAGCCGATCCACAATGCCATCGTCTGGCAGGACCGGCGGACCGCTCCGTTCTGCGAGGAACTGCGCCGCGAAGGGTTTGAAGCGACGATTACCCAAAAGACCGGACTACTGGCTGATCCGTATTTTTCGGGCACCAAGGTCAACTACATCCTGAACACGGTTGAGGGTGCGCGGGCCCGCGCAGAGGCGGGTGAGCTCCTTTTCGGCACTGTTGACAGCTACCTGATCTGGAAGCTGACAGGCGGCAAGCGGCATGTCACAGATGCCACAAATGCCGCACGCACCATGCTTTACGATATCCGCAAAGGGCGGTGGAGCACCACGATCTGTGACCGCTTCGGTATTCCTGCCGCGATGCTGCCAGAGGTTCTGGATTGCGCCGCCGATTTCGGTACCACGCGCGCGGATCTTTTCGGCACTGAGCTCCCGATCCTTGGTGTTGCGGGCGATCAGCAGGCGGCAACCATTGGGCAGGCCTGTTTTGAACCCGGTATGCTGAAATCGACCTATGGGACAGGCTGTTTTGCGCTGCTGAACACCGGCGATACGCTGGTGGAAAGCCAAAACCGCCTGTTGGGAACGATTGCTTATCAGTTTGACGGCAAACCGACCTATGCGCTGGAAGGATCAATCTTTATCGCAGGGGCCGTCGTGCAATGGCTGCGCGATGGTCTGAAAATCATTCGCGAGGCGAAAGAAACACAGCCGCTGGCAGAAACAGCCGATCAGGGACAGGAACTTTATATGGTGCCCGCCTTTACCGGCCTTGGCGCGCCGTATTGGGACGCCGAGGCGCGGGGGGCGATTTACGGTTTGACCCGCAATTCTGGGCCCGCCGAGTTTGCGCGTGCGGCCCTTGAAAGCGTTGGCTTTCAGACGCGTGACCTGCTTGAGGCAATGAAGAGTGACTGGCAAGCCTCTGATACGGATGGTGTTTTGCGCGTTGATGGTGGTATGAGCGCGTCTGATTGGTCGATGCAGTTTCTGTCGGACATCATCGGCGCGCCGGTGGACCGGCCCACAGTGCTGGAGACCACAGCGCTGGGTGTCGCGTGGCTGGCAGGAATGCGCGCCGGTGTTTATCCCGATCAGGCAGGGTTTGCCGCGAACTGGATGCTGGATCAGCGGTTTGAGCCGCAGATGGATGCGGCCACGCGCGAACGCCGCTATGCAGGCTGGCAGGATGCGGTGCGGCGGACTTTGACGCAGCGCTAA
- a CDS encoding gamma-glutamyl kinase → MLVFWKENLVLLAVPKTGSTALEGALAPRASMVLRDPPHLKHAPCYRYKRFLKPFFKQAGGQDPELMAVVRNPIDWLGSWYRYRTRPDLIGHENSTAHITFDDFVLEYCKGDPAPFANVGSQNKFLRINGGEIGADHLFQYEQWDKVIAYLEERLAITLKLKQKNVSPVMPLSLSPDIAAKLRDKRTEEFAVWELARRSD, encoded by the coding sequence ATGCTTGTTTTCTGGAAAGAAAATCTGGTGCTGCTGGCAGTGCCCAAAACCGGATCAACCGCGCTTGAAGGCGCTCTGGCACCGCGCGCGTCCATGGTCCTGCGGGATCCGCCGCATCTGAAACATGCACCGTGCTATCGCTACAAACGATTCTTGAAGCCGTTTTTCAAGCAAGCCGGCGGACAAGACCCTGAATTGATGGCGGTTGTCCGCAATCCCATCGACTGGCTGGGCAGCTGGTATCGCTACCGGACGCGCCCCGATCTGATCGGTCACGAAAACAGCACAGCGCATATCACTTTCGATGATTTCGTGCTGGAATACTGCAAAGGTGATCCCGCGCCTTTCGCCAATGTGGGCTCGCAGAACAAGTTTCTGCGCATCAATGGTGGCGAGATCGGCGCGGATCACCTTTTCCAATATGAGCAATGGGATAAGGTGATCGCTTATCTCGAAGAGCGGCTCGCGATAACACTCAAGCTGAAACAAAAGAACGTCTCGCCTGTGATGCCGCTGTCCCTTTCGCCCGACATCGCAGCAAAGCTGCGCGACAAACGCACCGAGGAATTCGCGGTCTGGGAACTGGCTCGGCGTTCGGATTAG
- the recA gene encoding recombinase RecA has product MATAELLKMTDKKTADKEKALESALAQIERQFGKGSIMKLGGQNQMADIEATSTGSLGLDIALGIGGLPKGRVIEIYGPESSGKTTLTLHSIAEEQKKGGVCAFVDAEHALDPQYAKKLGVNLDELLISQPDTGEQALEIVDTLVRSGAVSLVVVDSVAALTPKSELEGDMGDSSVGVHARLMSQAMRKLTGSINRSGCMVIFINQIRMKIGVMFGSPETTTGGNALKFYASVRLDIRRIGAIKDRDEVVGNATRVKVVKNKVAPPFKQVEFDIMYGEGISKTGELLDLGVKAGIVEKSGAWFSYGDERIGQGRENSKVFLKENPAIALEIEDKIRAAHGLEFDMADTGDGDGDDDLVEV; this is encoded by the coding sequence ATGGCAACGGCAGAACTCCTCAAAATGACTGACAAGAAAACGGCAGATAAAGAAAAAGCACTCGAAAGCGCGCTGGCGCAGATCGAACGGCAGTTCGGCAAAGGCTCGATCATGAAGCTGGGCGGCCAGAACCAGATGGCCGATATCGAGGCGACATCGACCGGTTCGCTGGGGCTGGATATCGCGCTGGGGATCGGTGGTCTGCCAAAAGGCCGCGTGATTGAAATTTATGGTCCTGAATCGTCCGGTAAAACGACGCTGACCCTGCACTCCATCGCGGAAGAGCAGAAAAAGGGGGGTGTCTGCGCGTTTGTCGACGCGGAACATGCGCTTGATCCACAATATGCCAAGAAATTGGGTGTGAACCTTGATGAGTTGCTGATCTCGCAGCCCGATACCGGCGAACAGGCACTCGAGATTGTGGATACGCTGGTGCGCTCTGGTGCAGTCAGCCTTGTGGTGGTCGACTCGGTTGCGGCGCTGACCCCGAAATCCGAACTCGAAGGCGATATGGGCGATAGCTCGGTCGGTGTGCATGCGCGTCTGATGTCTCAGGCGATGCGCAAGCTGACAGGCTCGATCAACCGGTCCGGCTGTATGGTGATCTTTATCAACCAGATTCGTATGAAGATTGGCGTGATGTTCGGTTCGCCCGAAACCACAACCGGTGGTAACGCGCTGAAATTCTATGCCTCTGTCCGTCTGGATATCCGTCGCATCGGCGCGATCAAGGACCGTGATGAGGTGGTCGGCAACGCGACCCGCGTCAAAGTGGTGAAGAACAAGGTGGCACCACCGTTCAAGCAGGTGGAATTCGACATCATGTATGGTGAGGGCATTTCCAAGACGGGCGAATTGCTTGATCTGGGTGTGAAAGCGGGAATTGTTGAAAAATCCGGCGCATGGTTCAGCTATGGCGATGAGCGGATCGGGCAGGGACGCGAGAATTCCAAGGTGTTCCTCAAAGAGAATCCTGCGATTGCGCTTGAGATCGAGGATAAGATCCGCGCGGCGCATGGGCTTGAGTTCGATATGGCCGACACCGGTGATGGCGATGGTGATGATGACCTTGTCGAAGTCTAG
- the alaS gene encoding alanine--tRNA ligase has protein sequence MTSLADIRSTFLNYFGSQDHEIVASSPLVPRNDPTLMFANSGMVQFKNLFTGVETRDYTRATTSQKCVRAGGKHNDLDNVGYTARHHTFFEMLGNFSFGDYFKEEAIPYAWELLTREFGIDKDRLLVTVYHTDDEAAAIWKKVAGFSDDKIIRIPTDDNFWRMGPTGPCGPCTEIFYDHGDHIWGGPPGSPEEDGDRFIEIWNIVFMQNEQFEDGTLKPLEMQSIDTGMGLERIGALLQGKHDNYDTDLMRALIEASAHVTSTDPDGPGNTHHRVIADHLRSTSFLIAEGVLPSNEGRGYVLRRIMRRAMRHAHQLGGKDPVMHKLVPALIQQMGGAYPELGIGQRLIEETLLNEEVRFKQTLDRGLKLLDDEISGLAEGAALPGAAAFKLYDTYGFPLDLTQDALREKGRAVDTDGFDAAMAEQKAKARAAWSGTGEAAESAIWFDIADTHGATDFLGYETETAEGQVVAIVDEAGKSIDALSAKGAAGWVVVNQTPFYAESGGQVGDQGYVRALVGDPNAQAPQFSGHVSDVKKMPGGVFAHYLTVDHGELSVGEPVRLEVDHINRGKIRANHSATHLLNEALREVLGDHIAQRGSLNAPDRLRFDFSHTKALSAEELAQVEHDVNAIIRQNTPVETRIMTPDDARAMGAQALFGEKYGDEVRVVSMGRQVGSGKGAEGNTYSLELCGGTHVKQLGEIGAFVTLGDSASSAGVRRIEALTGQAALDYLRAQDARLNQAAAVLKAPASEVADRIKALMDERKALANEVAQLRREVAMGGGAKEAAPAEVINGVAFQAQVLSGVTGKDLPALIDEMKASMGSGAVVLIADAGGKAAVAVGVTADLTDRVSAVDILRAVTPELGGKGGGGRPDMAQGGGASLENVDAAIAAAKTVLEGLK, from the coding sequence ATGACCAGTCTTGCCGACATCCGTTCGACCTTTCTGAATTACTTCGGTTCTCAGGATCATGAGATCGTGGCCTCAAGCCCGTTGGTGCCGCGCAATGACCCGACCCTGATGTTCGCCAACTCGGGCATGGTGCAGTTCAAGAACCTGTTTACGGGCGTCGAGACCCGCGATTACACACGCGCCACCACCAGCCAGAAATGTGTGCGTGCTGGCGGCAAGCACAACGATCTTGATAATGTGGGCTACACGGCGCGCCACCATACGTTTTTCGAGATGCTGGGCAATTTCAGTTTCGGTGATTATTTCAAAGAAGAGGCGATCCCCTATGCCTGGGAATTGCTGACACGGGAATTCGGCATCGATAAGGACCGCCTTCTGGTCACCGTCTATCACACCGATGACGAGGCCGCGGCGATCTGGAAGAAAGTGGCCGGTTTCTCGGATGACAAGATCATTCGCATCCCGACGGACGACAACTTCTGGCGCATGGGCCCGACCGGCCCCTGCGGCCCCTGCACCGAGATCTTCTACGATCACGGCGATCACATTTGGGGTGGCCCTCCCGGTTCGCCGGAAGAGGATGGCGACCGGTTTATCGAGATCTGGAACATCGTTTTCATGCAGAACGAACAGTTCGAGGACGGCACGCTCAAGCCGCTCGAAATGCAGTCGATCGACACCGGCATGGGGCTGGAGCGTATTGGCGCCTTGCTGCAAGGCAAGCATGACAATTACGACACCGACCTGATGCGCGCATTGATCGAGGCCTCGGCACATGTGACCTCGACCGACCCTGATGGTCCGGGCAACACCCACCACCGCGTGATCGCCGACCACCTGCGGTCCACGTCATTCCTGATTGCCGAAGGCGTGCTGCCATCGAATGAGGGGCGTGGTTACGTGCTGCGCCGGATCATGCGGCGCGCGATGCGCCATGCCCATCAACTGGGTGGCAAAGACCCCGTGATGCACAAACTTGTCCCGGCGCTGATCCAGCAGATGGGCGGGGCCTATCCTGAACTGGGGATCGGCCAGCGCTTGATTGAAGAAACGCTGCTGAACGAGGAAGTCCGCTTTAAACAAACGCTGGATCGGGGGTTGAAGCTGCTTGATGACGAAATCAGCGGTCTGGCCGAGGGTGCGGCTTTGCCGGGTGCAGCGGCGTTCAAGCTTTATGACACCTACGGTTTCCCGCTTGATTTGACGCAGGATGCCCTGCGCGAAAAGGGACGCGCTGTGGACACTGATGGGTTCGATGCCGCGATGGCAGAGCAGAAAGCCAAGGCGCGGGCGGCATGGTCCGGCACGGGTGAAGCCGCCGAGAGTGCGATCTGGTTCGATATCGCGGATACACATGGCGCGACAGATTTTCTGGGGTATGAGACCGAGACTGCCGAAGGGCAGGTCGTGGCAATTGTCGATGAAGCAGGCAAGAGCATTGATGCGCTGAGCGCGAAGGGTGCTGCGGGCTGGGTCGTCGTGAACCAAACACCGTTCTACGCGGAAAGCGGCGGTCAGGTGGGCGATCAGGGCTATGTGCGTGCACTCGTTGGTGACCCCAACGCGCAGGCGCCTCAGTTTTCAGGCCACGTCTCGGACGTCAAGAAGATGCCGGGCGGTGTCTTTGCCCATTATCTGACGGTTGATCACGGTGAACTCTCTGTCGGCGAGCCTGTCCGTCTCGAGGTGGATCACATCAATCGGGGTAAAATCCGCGCCAACCACTCGGCCACACACCTGCTGAATGAGGCGCTGCGCGAGGTGCTGGGCGATCATATCGCACAGCGCGGGTCATTGAACGCACCCGATCGCCTGCGGTTTGATTTCAGTCATACCAAAGCTTTGAGCGCCGAAGAACTGGCGCAGGTTGAACATGATGTGAATGCGATCATCCGTCAGAACACCCCTGTCGAGACACGTATTATGACACCGGATGATGCCCGCGCCATGGGTGCTCAGGCGCTCTTTGGCGAGAAGTATGGCGACGAGGTGCGTGTTGTGTCGATGGGCCGGCAGGTGGGCTCGGGCAAGGGCGCTGAAGGGAATACCTATTCACTGGAACTTTGCGGCGGGACGCATGTGAAGCAACTGGGTGAAATCGGGGCCTTTGTGACCCTGGGCGATAGCGCATCAAGTGCCGGTGTCCGCCGGATCGAAGCGCTGACAGGGCAGGCGGCACTGGATTACCTGCGCGCGCAGGATGCCCGCCTGAACCAGGCGGCGGCTGTGTTGAAGGCGCCTGCATCCGAGGTTGCTGACCGGATCAAGGCGCTCATGGACGAACGCAAGGCGCTGGCCAATGAAGTGGCGCAACTGCGCCGTGAGGTGGCGATGGGCGGCGGCGCAAAAGAGGCAGCGCCCGCCGAGGTGATCAATGGCGTCGCATTTCAGGCGCAGGTGCTGAGCGGTGTGACCGGTAAAGACCTGCCCGCATTGATCGACGAGATGAAGGCGTCCATGGGCAGCGGTGCCGTTGTGTTGATCGCCGATGCCGGTGGCAAGGCGGCTGTTGCGGTTGGTGTCACAGCGGACCTGACCGACCGTGTTTCTGCGGTGGATATCCTGCGGGCTGTCACGCCTGAATTGGGCGGTAAAGGCGGCGGTGGCCGCCCGGATATGGCGCAGGGTGGCGGTGCTTCGCTAGAGAATGTTGATGCCGCGATTGCGGCAGCAAAGACTGTTTTGGAGGGATTGAAATGA
- a CDS encoding DUF1330 domain-containing protein, translated as MSALWIAHVTVTDEAAYSEYAKRATGAIADHGGVFLARGGVYEQLEGPDRPRNVVARFPSLQAAHDCYYSDAYQEALSFAKGASQRELSIVEEIA; from the coding sequence ATGAGCGCACTCTGGATTGCCCATGTGACTGTCACGGACGAGGCCGCCTATAGCGAATACGCCAAGCGCGCGACAGGTGCGATTGCCGATCACGGTGGCGTCTTTCTGGCCCGTGGTGGTGTTTATGAGCAGTTGGAAGGGCCTGATCGCCCACGCAACGTGGTTGCCCGCTTTCCCAGCCTGCAAGCGGCGCACGACTGCTACTACTCTGATGCCTACCAAGAGGCGCTGAGCTTTGCCAAAGGTGCGAGCCAGCGTGAATTGAGCATCGTCGAAGAGATCGCTTGA
- a CDS encoding MOSC domain-containing protein has product MKGQLGDMMARHARVGRLEWIGLRDARYDPVEVVQSVEVTTAGLLGDHGRVGKRAVTLIQAEHLPVIAALSNLSEIQPEVLRRNLLVSGLNLLALRKGLLRLGDVILEIEGPCPPCSRMEKALGPGGYNAMRGHGGWYASVMQCGVLQVGDAVEPASP; this is encoded by the coding sequence TTGAAAGGCCAGCTTGGCGACATGATGGCCCGCCACGCCCGGGTGGGCCGTTTGGAGTGGATCGGGCTGCGCGACGCGCGATACGATCCGGTGGAAGTTGTTCAAAGTGTTGAAGTCACCACGGCCGGATTGCTGGGTGATCACGGCCGCGTGGGCAAGCGGGCTGTCACGCTGATACAGGCCGAGCATCTACCGGTCATCGCTGCCCTTTCCAATCTGTCAGAGATCCAGCCAGAGGTGCTACGGCGCAATTTGCTTGTGTCGGGGCTCAACCTTCTGGCGCTGCGCAAGGGGCTGCTGCGCCTCGGTGATGTGATCTTGGAAATCGAGGGGCCGTGTCCGCCTTGTTCACGCATGGAAAAAGCGTTGGGACCGGGCGGATATAACGCAATGCGCGGCCATGGTGGCTGGTACGCCAGCGTCATGCAGTGCGGTGTTTTGCAGGTCGGTGACGCGGTGGAACCCGCGTCACCCTAA